The Candidatus Deferrimicrobium sp. genome includes the window GCGGATCAAGCTGATCGGGGACGGCGACGTGGCGGGAGCGATCGCTACGTCGAAAGAGGGGTCCGGGGTCGACGTCCTCATGGGGACGGGCGGAGCGCCGGAAGGGGTGCTGGCGGCCGCGGCGTTGAAATGCATGGGCGGCGACTTCCAAGGCATCCTCAAGTTCCGGAACAAGGAAGAAATCGAGCGCGCGAAACTGATGGGGGTCACCGACCTGAATCGTGTCTACACCCTCGACGACCTGGCGAGAAGCGACGTTATGTTCGCCGCCACCGGGGTCACGTTCGGCGATTTCCTGCAGGGCGTCCGGTTCTTCAGCGGCGGTGCGCACACCCAGTCCGTCGTGATGCGCTCCCGTTCCCGCACCACCCGCATCATCGACACGACCCACTATTTCGAGTTCAAGCCGAAGTACGAATAAAAACGTATCGGGAAGACAGCTCGGAAACCGCGCGCCGCGTGAGAGTCCGGCGGAGTCGCCGCAGGAGGGGGGCGCAGTGAGGTAAAGCGCAGCCGTGCAGGTTCACCGCACGGCGAGCCACGAACGGAGCCGCCTCTCCGAGGCGGCGTAGCCAAAGGGGGAGCGGATTACGGCGATAGGGCGGATAGAGATCGATTTCGAGCGGTGCAAGGCGTGCGAACTTTGCGTTCCCGCCTGCCCGAAGGATTGCATCGGGATGGGCACGGACATCAACCGGCAGGGATACGCGTCCGCCGTCTTCGCGCGTCCCGACGACTGCACGGGGTGCGCGATCTGCGCCGAGACGTGTCCCGACGCGTGCATCCTGGTGTGGCGATGAGCGCGCTGGCGGCATCCCCGTCGAAGCGGATCCTCACCAAGGGGAACGAGGCGATCTGTCTCGGGGCGGTAGCGGCAGGTTGCCGCCACTATTACGGCTACCCGATCACTCCTCAGAACGA containing:
- a CDS encoding 4Fe-4S dicluster domain-containing protein, yielding MDFERCKACELCVPACPKDCIGMGTDINRQGYASAVFARPDDCTGCAICAETCPDACILVWR